The genomic segment GAATAAGTTGGCATTGCTGTTTTCTAACTTTGTCACCAGAAAATAGAAATTGAGTTAGGATAGCAAGAAACAGGCTGGGCACAAAGAGACCTTTGATGTCACTAAACATTCCATCCATGCAGTATATAATTAAGAGAACCCAAATGTAACAAGTTTATTAATAGTAGTAACAAGGATATTAACTCAGATTTACAAGAGTCCCTCAAAACATGTTCTGAAATCTCATGAGAAGACTAAATAATTAGCATCTTTAACGTTGGTTCATTGATTTATGATGCTCTTAACAAGGACCTATTGAGGGGATAAAATGTTAATTGCACTCTCAAGCCTAATGATAATAGATATTATGTTGACTACCTACTGAGGGTTAGGTACTTTGTAAACAGTTGATATTCATCATCTAATTTAATACTTACCACCAACCTCATGAGGTTGACACTACTATTCTTATCCCTATTTTGCAATGGAGGAAATTGAGGTTTGGcagggttaagtaacttgccccaaaTCTAATGACTGTTAAGCAGCAGAGACCTACCCTGTCTGATGTcacagctgctgctctgggattGCCTACTCAATTCCTTGCATGATCAGAATGCTGAACTACTGGTTTGCACCTATGGTGTTCCCTAGAATTTCAGATTTGAGAAAGATCCTTTCTTTCAACATCTAAACAATGAATATTTCCCTCCTTGAAATCAATGAGGAAACATCTTTCTTCCAAGAAATAGCCTTTATCTGTCACTCCTCAGGTCAAAGCTTCTCTCTGTGGTTTCCTTTAGCTTTAGGATAAAGTCCTAGCTCCATAATGAGCATTTAGTGACCTTCTAGGACTTTTCCCCATTTAACTGTCCAGTGTGAGTGCTGTATCCTAACCCAGACTCCCCGTTCAGGTCAAACAGGTCTAGTCATTGCCCTTGAATCACCTCCTTTCTCCTGCCACCCTACTGACTTAGGAGAGTTCCTGTCCATCCTCTCTGTATATCTAAAATATGTCCATTTGAAAGTGCTCATTTGCTAGGTCCCTCTCAGTTCCCAGTCCTTGGGTAGCCCAGTCTTGACATGTCAAGACATCAATTTCAAAGTAGTCTATATAGTCATTCATTTATGCACTTATTTCCTCAGTATATATTGAGCatctgagttggtgatggacagggaggcctggcgtgctgcgattcatggggtcgcagagtcggatacgactgagcgactgaactgaactgaattgatgtgcTTTTATGCTATGAGTGGTCTCATAAACTAGATAACATTACTGTCatagctgttttttaaaattatgattaatttttgtaaatgcACAGCAACCTTCCTGATAGTAGATCATATTTTCTCATcttaagtgagaaagagaaaaacaaatattgtctaTTAACACCCTGGTGGCaactgtggtaaagaacctgcctgccaatgcccgaaatgtaagagatgtgggtttgatccctgggtcgggaagatcccctggaggaggaaatggcaacccattccaggattcttgcctgaagaatcccatggacagacgagcctggtgggctacagtcaatggggttgcgaagagtcggacatgactgaagtgacttagcacacacacaacacgtATGTCTGGAATCTACAGAAAGGCAGGattggagacacagatgtagagaactgaCTGGTGGACgcagcaggggaaggggaggggggacTGACTGAGGGGGTAACactgacatgtgcacactgccgGGCGTATAATAGATGGCTagagggaagcccctgtatggCACAGGAAGCTCTGTGATGACTCAGGGGGGTGcgatgggcagggagggaggctcaccagagaggagatatatgtacgTATATAAAAATTCACCTCATTGCGCAGCAGAAACTACTGCAGGCCTGTAAGCAATTATGCTCCTCAAAAAGTAGAACTGGGCATTTGTCCCTTTAGCACTGCTAAGAGGAATTGGTCAGCAAATggttttttaatgaattttggaATCATATTGCCTTTCTACCTTATTCATTTGTAAAACACCTATAGGGCTTCAAAACATGCATACATAATTGACAAGAAGTTTATGCCCACAAAAATATCAATGGTGGAGAAATTACCAGGGTTTAAAAAGGTGTGTTTTGGTTcattattttctgtattattttcttatagaGAACCCAGAAGTAGGTTATATGAATGTAACTGTGAGAAGCTGTTCCTGGTATCCTTTTCTTATCTAAAGTTGAAAAGAGTACAAGCTAGGAAGCTTGGTAgagccatttatttttttcttccacagaTAATGTGTAAGAGATTTCTGGGACAAAGGTCCAGGTGGATGTTTCATAACTTTAGAGGAAGAACTTCTTTGTGGGAGTTTCACTGTTGAAGTTAACTTGAAGTACTCAGGATTTAACTCAGTTGGTCATAGCGGCTTTTGCCTCGCAtatgggatttatttattttatcggAAACGTGTTTATTGGGATGGTTTCCCCTTCATCTTGATACAGGGTGCTTTTAATGCTGCTTCCGTCTGAAACAGCATCCTTCTGTAAGCCTTGCTCTTCCTCCTGTAAGCTGGCAGAGGACAGTAGGGCAGCCAACACACAAAACTACTGTTTGTGCATGGCTAAAGACGGCGGTGATTTTATAGCATCCTGGGCATTTTACATCCATGAAATAGGAATTGGGGCTCTGCACCAGCTGCTTCTTcttgtgtttcctcttctcctcttctggAGAGGGATGAAGAAGATCCTTTGCGAGAGGCATGTTCTCGTGAGGAGGTCGTCACCACCGGAAAGGGTACATATGGGATTTATAACAAAGACATTGATAGACAACATACGTTCTGGCAATGGTTTCACCCTTAAGGAAATGGTCCAGTTGGGGATGCCCTAAAACTTCATCTCTTGAGCATCATTTCTGGGAGATGTTAACAGAAgtactgtacacacacacagagggtgtTCCCTGGACAAGTATGTTGGGAAGTACATCTTTACTAAGcacttaataaaaattatagcCTTGGATATTTACTAAGCACAAAGGCATATGAAAGTCTATCTGGAGAGTCCATTTATAATGAAATCTAGCTGACTTTTTCCCTCCAAATTATTGGACAAACTACAATGTCACCTTCCACTCCCATCCTATTTGAATTTGGTTTCTCCCCAAAGCTttacttcttcatccattcagttGGCAAATTTGCATTCCCTGACACTGTGCTAGACACGGAGGTGTGGGTCACAGCCTGTCCTCAGTAGCTCATGGTCTACTGGCGGATAGATAAATACTGATGGATACACAAGATTGGGATGTAAGCTGTAAGGGAAGCACTCGCTGGGGGCTGTCAAGCAGACTAGGCAAGACCAGTGGTCCAGCAAAGAAGATCCAGGCAATGAGAAGCGTGTGAGGGCCATCGAATCAGGCTAAAGGTGAAGTTCAGCTTGATTAGGGTTTGCACAGGGCACTAGAGGGGAATGACATGAAAGAAGCAAGATATGGTATGAAAGAAGCATGAAGAACCTTACAGTGAATCCCCTATGCGTGAATGAGTTCCGTTCCAAGGGTTCagttgtaagtccaatttgttcgtaAGTCAaggttagcctaggtacccaactaacacaatcagagGGCAAGTTGAAATGTAACTTAAAACTAACATTGGTGGAATgcacttgttttttaaataaaaagattttaatggtaaaaaataaaagtaaccacTATGAAAATGGTGTTTTCATagttttgggggtggggtggataaGAGTGGGCCTGGTCAGCAATGACTCTGGCCCTGATATCAATGGTCAAGCAAAttacaggtgctcaataaatatttatccaaagaaggcagaaggaaggaaattcacTTGATTTCATGGAAGGGGACAAGGAAGCCTCTGCAAAGCCTCTCCAGGGAGCAACTAACTACACAGCCCAGTGCCCTCTCTTTTTTGCAGCTTCCCATCCAGGTGTCTTTGACTTCTTTAACTGTCTCCCTCCCAGACTCCAGGTCAACCCTCTTCAGGCTGCATCAGTGGAATGCCTGTTTGCATTTTTGGAAGTTCACAGCTTGAAAGTTCCTaagtaggggacttactgtatttctAAGAGATTTTTGCCTCTGGTTTTCTAGAACAGACTCAATGACTGGGTTTATTAATCTTCATTgggctcttcatttcttctttccagcAGCAGAGAAGGGAGGCTCACCGGGGTGACTCAGAATATGGGGAACCAGTTTCCAAAGCTGTAAGAGTTGGTCAGAACAGGAGGCAGCTCTTGATGCCTCTGGAAACTCCCCTGAGAGTGATGAGTACTCTTGATAACACAAATTTTCCCCTCTGGCAATTGTTTGTGGTATAGCACAGCCATTTATGCTTTTATTCCTCCACCGCTGCCCTCTCCTTCAAATGTGGGCATTCAGCTCACCATGGCTCTGCTTAGAAATTCCTGTAGAAAACTATATCCATGTCATGAACTGTCCTTATTGACAAATGGTGACATTGAATCCCAGATTCTTTCTAGTTCTCTAGATTCTGGCTGCATAACAATGTTTCTCccaagtaatttttaatttttgtcagttatgcatgtatgcatttatttGTAAGATGATAAGTaattagaagagaaataaaatattcataaatagtGGCATGTCTTATCAGGTCTTAGAACAGGGAACACCATGGTAAAATGATGTGGGGAAAAGAAAACTGTAGGTTATTTTTTCCTGTATCTGTTAATATAAAATGATGGGGTTGGACTAGTTGGTCTCTGAGGTCCCTTCTAGCGCTAATGTGATCTCTTAGATTCTATGCAGTGGTAGATGATTGTGGACAGTAGAGGTGGAGTATAATTGCCTCAATTGGATCTTTGTCTCTCACTGACTCTCTGGGAAATGGTGGGTgtgcattttgtttgttgttaagACTGGAAAATGTGAGCAATCATTATTGGCAACATCCACAGAATTTCCCCTGTGGTGTAAAATACAGATGAGACTTCTATAATATTATCCCTTGATAACAGAAATGTGTGATGGCTGAAATTCTCTAAGGGGCTCAGTGAGATTGTGCTTCTGGTCATCCTGGCTTGATTTGTCTATGGGATGCCCAGGCCTTGGGGCTGGTTCCAATGATCAATTTATTCATCCATCTGACAAATCTTTATTGAACATCAGTCATGTGTTGAGCGTGGTGTTATGGGCTGTGGACTCAAGGGTGAATAAGAGCTCACATCATAGGGGAGCATGTATTTGCATTCCGTTCAGCAGACATCTATTGGATGCTGAGAATGTGCTCTGCTTTTGACACACAGAGGCAaataagaatgagaaaaatggcagtccagtggttaagatttcaccttccaatattgcttctgttttatgtttgtttgtttgtctttttggccatgaggcatgtaggatctcagctccccaactaggggagtcttttaaaatttttgtgtgaaTTACACTGCCTCCATCCAAGCCATGATCTTGCACCTTGCACGTGTTAGCCAATATTGTCTTTCCAAAGAAAAACCTGatatgctttttttcctttttttaattggagtacacTTGGTTTATGCAGCTATgtcagtttctactgtacagaaaagtgaataaaCTATACGTATACATGCATCCCTCCCTTTTTGTACtcccttcctatttaggtcaccacagagcacggagtatagctccctgtgctatagagtcggttctcactagttatctattttatacatagtaccaCTAGTGTATGTCTGTCAGTCCCcttctcccagttcatcccactccaCCATCTGCTTTTTTTACAACAAAGGATTAACTCCTCAAAGACAAATCTCCTGCTTTTTTTACTGTTGTGCTCCTGACATTCTGCAAAGAGCCTCCAACAGGAAACTCtcaacaaatacatacataattaAATTCAGCTTTCACCTCTCCATCTTTTGGAGGTTCTTCTTTTGCACACTTCTGCCTCTCCAGGCTTTCTCTAATCCTAAAATCCTCTATTCTACCTGggttccccttctctttctcacCTCTCTGGTTCAACAGCACTGTCTTTCTACGAGAGCAGCTCTCTGCCTTCATCACAGTGTCTGGTCCAAAGCAGATATCTAAGGTTAATTCGATGAATAAAGGAATCCTTACATGAATATATGAGTAGAGTCACGAGTCCTCGTCAGAGGACATTTCCTGGAACATGCAAACATTTGCAGCCTATTTGTACCTTCCAACTGAATTTTATGTGGCAGGAAATGAACAGCTGATTTGGGTCAGAAGGGATTCATAAAGTTAATCTGATTCATTCCTCTGAGATGCTCTGGAAAGCCAGTGAATTTGGGCAATGGTTCACCTTCTGTTGGAGGCTGGCAATGCACAGTagcattttaaagataaacaacTTGATAATAGAAAGACTGTTTCAGCTTTTACTGTTGCTTTAAGTTTTAAGTCTTTCCcaaattttaagtcatttttaagtTTTGTCTTTCCCAAACTTATATTGTGGAACCCTTTCTTCCTTCTAATATCTACTAACATCATACTGATCCAATGTCTCAATCAATAGAGTTTGGAAAATGTCAGCCTAAGCAGGCCTTCACTATTTGTGCAATTCAACTTTTACAAggtgaataaaatttatttcaatgaatattctcCCTGCTGTCTGAACCAATGAGGTTCAGAGGAACctcaaaatgacattttttttttaaacccaccaGAGCAGAAG from the Cervus canadensis isolate Bull #8, Minnesota chromosome 12, ASM1932006v1, whole genome shotgun sequence genome contains:
- the LOC122451511 gene encoding 40S ribosomal protein S27-like, with the translated sequence MPLAKDLLHPSPEEEKRKHKKKQLVQSPNSYFMDVKCPGCYKITAVFSHAQTVVLCVGCPTVLCQLTGGRARLTEGCCFRRKQH